TGAGTCAAAAGGAGCAATAATCGATCAATACCTAAAGCAACACCGGCACAATCAGGAAGTCCATGCGTCAAAGCAGCGAGGAAGTATTCATCAATAGGGACCTTCGTATAATGGTAATTGTCTCGTACACTGAGATCGTTCATAAAACGTAATCGTTGTTCATCCGCGTCATTTAATTCGTGAAAACCATTGGCAAGTTCGATACCTTTCCAATACACTTCAAAACGTTCAGCAACAGGCAGCGTGTCAGAACGTATCTTGGCTAAACCCGCTAAAGTAACCGGATAATCGTAGATAAAAACGAGTTGCTTCGGTAATTGAGGCTCGATGACATGCGCCATTAAGAAATTTAAATAATCTGGAATCGTATTTAAATTTAAATGTTCAATCGTTAAATGAAAGCGAAGTGTGAGTTCTTTTAAATTTTTAAGTGTCAGTTCATGTGGATTGCAATTCAAATAATATTGAAAAATTTCCGCATAACTAAAACGTTCTGCTGATTCGCACGAGAGTAATTGCTTTAATAATGCGTCAACTTCATCCATTAATTGATGATGATCGTAATCAGGACGATACCATTCTAATAACGTAAATTCAGGATTATGATAGCAACCTGATTCACCGTGGTTGCGAAACGCTTTAGAAATCTGATAAATAGGGCCGGAACCGGCCGCTAATAAACGTTTCATAGCAAATTCAGGCGAGGTTTGTAAATAAAGTGTTTGTTGATAGTGAGCGTTATCGAAATAATAGTGCGTTTGAAAGCTATGAAGATGAGGATCAGTGACCGTGGCATGCGAAAGTAATGGGGTTTCCACTTCTAAAACATGGCGTTCAGAAAAAAAATGACGAATGTTTTTCAATAGTTTAGCCCGTAAATGCAACAGGGCTAACGTCGTTGTCGGTTGCCAGGTGTTTTTAAAGTCAGTCATCCTGCAGATTTTTTGTTTTGAGCATTAAACGTTTAAAAACGGGTTCACTGATAAGACCTGCGTCAAATTTGCGTTGAGCATCAGACGACATGGGTTGGCCATAGTCGTTTAACAAACGTCGCGTAGTGGCACTCATTGTTTCGAGTTTCGCGTCTAATAAATGATCACGTAACGTTTGATCGAACACTAAAAATTCACGTAAAGCAATGCGTTTTCCATCCAGACTGGGTACCAGTTGTTGCCAAATAATGACACGTAACGTTTCAATGATATCGATCATTCGGGCTTTCGCTTCTTCAGCAGGGAAAGAATTGACTAGACGCCTTAAGGTTTCAGAGACACCATTACTATGGAGCGTCGTATAAACAGGGTGTCCCGTTAAAGCCGCTTCGATAGAAGCGGTGATCGTTTCTGGATCACGGGATTCACCGACCAAAATGAGCCTAGGTTTGCGTCGTAGTGCATTACGTACGCCTGCAGCAAAGCTAGGAAGATGCCTCGGTATTTCGGATTGGCTAATAATAGCACTGGGCATGCTAATTGAATCATAAACAAATTCTATGGGTGCTTCGTAGGTCAAAATTTTACGATGTGAATCTTCTTTTTCAGCCAAATCACGGATGATAGCCGCTAATAGCGTGGTTTTACCAGAACCTGTCGCACCGGTCACATAAACGATGCCTTGTGAAGGCGCTAAAGCGTCAATTAATTGAGGTTCTAGGTTTAGATCGGACATTTTGGGTGGTGTATTCGGAATAGCACGAAAACTTATTTGTATTGCATCATGACCTTCGACCAAACAACCGGTGGCGTTCACACGGAATCGATAACGTTCATTTCGATGAGGCCGAAATTCATAATGCGTATCAATATCAATACCACTTAAAATTTGTGCGCTACCATTAGGACCATAAATAAGGTTCAGTATCTCGCCGACTTCAGTATTCGATAATTTTCGCTGTGTAATACGGTGTAATCGACCGTAACTTTCCGCAAAAATAGGTTCACCTGTTTGTAAAGTAATATCCGATGCGGCAAGCGTTTTTTGACAATGAATTAATAGCCGAGTTAAACAAGTCGCTGTAAAACGGACCGGTTCATCGGGAAGAAGAGTGCTTGTCATCACGTGTTACGACCGATTTCCATCGTTTCGGGTTAATTTGTAATTGAGGTAATGAAGTGATGCGGAGTATTTTATCGTTAATATGTAAGTCAGAACTATTGCCGGTAATCCCTAAATCAGTATGCGCAACGAAAGGCCTACTCACCATGCCTTTTAATAATAAATTCCGATACAAAGCCATCCCTTTGAAATCACGGGTTAGACGCGATAAATTGTCATTAAAGATAGCATCGGCTTGATCAATCCCCTCTTGCCAGCCTAAGGTCGCGTATTTCTTCCAAATTAAACGTTCCTCTGTCGTTTTTGGCAAAAAAGCCGGTAAAGGGAGTTCGGGATGTGAGTAATCCATCCATAGATAGTTACGCCATTGTGGTGGAGCCGTTGTAAATCGAGCCTGGCTAATAATTTGATAAGTACGATCATCAATACGTAACGTTTGTTCATCCGCAAGTTTCAGCGAGTTATTTCCTTGGACTAATATAGGAGGGACGACATTGTGATCGAGCAGCATGAGGTTGAAATTAAAAATACGATCAAGCTGAGAAGAGTTCTGAGTGAGCGTTTGATTAATCCGCCCAGATTGCCACGCTAACCCCGCTTGAGCACCGACACTGGTTGCAATATCTTTTAAAGCGTGCGAACGTAAAGCCGTTATTTGTTTTTTAGCAGTTACGGCTTGTGCATGTAAATTCTGTAACTGTTCTAAATTGTCGAGACTACCGACCGTTTTATAGTGGGTTTGCACGGTACTACACGCACTGAGCAATGCGAGTAGATTTAATAGGGTCAAAAAATAAAGTATATTGTTGAGGTAGTTCTTAAGCCTTTTTTTTGGGCTGAACAATAGACCTATAACGGAGTAACCTCCGTTTTGGATGTTTTTGCGCTTAATTTTTAGCATAACGTAATTCAATCGTTTTAATGCCGGGATAGACATGGATATTCGCGTTTTGTCCTGCCTGCAGATTAGCGTTTCGAATAATGTAATTGAGCGGTGTATTGTGTGAGGAAATCGTGACTAAAACAGGAACGGCCGGCCGCTTTCCGATGACTTCTAAACGGAAGTGAGCGAGTTTTGCAATACGTTGTAACAGAGGCTCAATAGGTCCCGACCAGTCCACCGAAGCAATGGTTTTCACTAAGCCAGAGGCGCTCGGATAGGGAAGTGATTTCGTAATAGGAGGGCTCGATGCTTTTTCAAGTTCTTTCAATTCATTGAGCGATTGACTCACAGAGCGTGCTGCTTCGGCTAACTTCATTGAAGCGTCGCTTGAAGTTGCACTGAACGTTGTTGGCGTTATGGAATGAGGTACGTTTTGTGAAGCACATCCGGAGAGTAGACCCACAAAAAGCGCTGCTGTTATTTTTTTCATTCTTACGTTGAGTTTTAATAAAATTCTATTATTTATACTGCATTGAAGCAAGAAGACCCTATAATGTCAAGCGGTCGGCTAAACGTTCGATTGTATTAAACCATAGTGCACTTGACCGGCTGTTTTATTGTATTGAAGACACCAATTTTCCGGAAGTTTCAACCGTTTTAACGGGGTTTTGGATTCTATATAAATTTTAGCATCTTTCGCTAATAACTGTTCTTTGAGCAACCAGGCACAGGCTAAATCAAGCCAATTTTGGTAAAAAGGAGGATCCAAAAAAACAATATTAAATAGCGAATTTTTTGTTTGAAAGAGTCGGCTGGCATCAAAAGGAAAGTGTTTCTGATAGACATGAGCACGATTCTCCGCTGAAAACTGTCTCAGTTGAGTTTTTAAATAGGATACTAACACGGCCGATTGTTCTATAAACGTCACCGATTGTACATGACGTGAAAGTGCTTCAAAGCCTAACGCGCCGCTGCCTGCAAATAAATCTAAGCAATGCGCATGAACAAGATCGTGAGCTAACCAGTTAAACAAGGTTTCTCTGACGCGATTAGGCGTAGGACGTAAACCGAAGAGAGCGGGAAATTGAAGTTTTCTACCTCGCCATTGACCGCCAATGATTCTAATTTCGCCTTTTTTCATAACTTAACCTAAATAGCATACCGCACGTTTTATTTTTTAATAAAATTTTAAAAAGCAGCATCATCTTTTGAGCGAGATTGTGTTAAATTAGAGACGCTATTTATTATAAAGTGTTTCAATTATACTGCATACCTTATGTTTAAATTTTTAAAACGCAAAGAATCTCCTATGAATGTGCGTGAGGGGAATGAATCCCTGGAACGTAAAGACCATTTTCTTTATCGAATAAAAAATAGTTTACTGAAAACACGCCATCAGTTTACTGAAAATCTTGCCCATCTTCTATTCGGTAAAAAAAAGATTGACGCCGAATTAATAGATGAAATAGTCGATTTGCTTTTAATGGCCGATGTGGGTTCTACCGTGACCGAAGCGATTATCCAACGCTTAACGGTGAAATTAGAACGGAACCATTTAACAGACGGCCAAGTGATATGGGACGTATTAAAACAACAATTAGGTGAATTATTGCAACCGTGTGAAGCCCCGTTAATGATTGATTCAACCCATAAACCGATGGTTATTTTAGTGGTTGGCGTGAATGGTGTAGGTAAGACAACCAGTATTGGGAAGCTTGCCTATTATTTAAAAAAACAAGGTAAGAAAGTGATGTTAGCAGCAGGGGATACCTTTCGGGCTGCGGCGACTGAACAACTCACCATCTGGGCAGAACGTAATCAGATTCCCATTATTGCGCAGCATCAGGGCGCAGATAGTGCTTCTGTGATTTATGATGCATTCCAAGCCGCGAAAGCAAGAAATATTGACGTATTGATTGCAGATACTGCGGGAAGGTTCCATACGAAAAACAATTTAATGCAAGAATTACAAAAGATTAAAAAGGTGATGGGCAAACTGGATGTAAGCGCCCCCCATGAAATTATGTTGATTTTAGACGCAAATACCGGCCAGAATGCGTTAATGCAAGCGCAAGTCTTTCATGAAGCCTTAGGCTTAACCGGCTTGATGCTGACTAAATTAGATGGGACTGCCAAAGGAGGAGTCATTTTTGCTATCGCCGAAAAATTGGGTCTACCTATTCGCTTTGTGGGGCTCGGTGAAGCCATGAGTGATATACATGTTTTCTCTGCAAAGGAATTTGTTGAGGCTTTATTTTCTTTGGAAAAAAAATCAAACTCGTTAGAACACATTAAATAGTATATTAAAGAGGAAAAATGTCACAGACTAAAATTTTTAGAAAATATATGTGCTTGCTGTGTGGCTACGTTTATGATGAAGAACAAGGTTGGGAAGAAGATGGAATTCCACCCGGCACACGCTGGGAAGATGTTCCTTTAACGTGGCGTTGTCCTGAATGTGGTGCAATGAAAGAAGATTTTGAAATGGTAGAATTATGAGTTGAAAGGTTTTATCTCCGTGACCATAACAATAGCAATCAGCAGTACGGTGGGAACCTCATTCAATACACGGTAGAATAGGCTTGTATGTGGGTTGTTATTTTTACGAAAATCCATCAAGCATTTTCCACAATAAAAATGAAAAAGAATCAAGATAAACACAAGACCTAACTTTAAATGCATCCAACGAGTGGTGACATAATAATGCCACGCGGAGTGAAAGAGGATAAATCCAAAAATAAGCGTTAATAGCGCAGAAGGCGTCATGATATAGTAATAAAGACGACGCTCCATACATTGAAAGCGTTCGATGCTGATGCTATCTTTTGCATCAGCGTGATAAACAAATAAGCGCGGTAAATAAAATAAACCGGCAAACCAGGCGACCATTGCAATGATGTGCAAGGCTTTGATCCAGAGCATAAATGATCTCCACGTATTATTTTAATGGTTAATTAAACGAACACGATGAATTATGACGTAATTATCCCAACAATCAAAGATTATTTACTGGCATTACAAACCAAAATTTGTTTATGTTTAGAAAAAGAAGAAAACCACGAAAAATTTATAACCGATAAGTGGATTCATCCTCAAGGAGGGGGTGGAAAAACGTGTATTTTATCAGGTCATCTTATCGAAAAAGGAGCGGTTAATTTTTCTCACGTGTGGGGTGAAGCATTACCCGCCAGTGTGAGCCAACGATATCCTTCTCTAGGCGCAACTGCATTTCAGGCGATGGGAATTTCGTTGGTGATTCATCCACGAAATCCTTACGTTCCCACGGTACATATGAACTTACGTTTTATTGCCTTGCCACCAGGACGGGAACCGCAATGGTGGTTTGGTGGAGGTTTTGATTTAACTCCCTATTATCCTTTTTTAGAAGATTGCCAGCATTGGCATCGTGTGGCTAAGCAAAGCTGTGATCCGTTTGGTTTATCGCTTTATCAGCGTTACAAAAAAAATTGTGATGATTATTTTTATTTAAAACATCGACAGGAAGCACGAGGTATCGGTGGACTTTTTTTTGATGATTTG
The DNA window shown above is from Rickettsiella grylli and carries:
- the epmA gene encoding elongation factor P--(R)-beta-lysine ligase, with product MTDFKNTWQPTTTLALLHLRAKLLKNIRHFFSERHVLEVETPLLSHATVTDPHLHSFQTHYYFDNAHYQQTLYLQTSPEFAMKRLLAAGSGPIYQISKAFRNHGESGCYHNPEFTLLEWYRPDYDHHQLMDEVDALLKQLLSCESAERFSYAEIFQYYLNCNPHELTLKNLKELTLRFHLTIEHLNLNTIPDYLNFLMAHVIEPQLPKQLVFIYDYPVTLAGLAKIRSDTLPVAERFEVYWKGIELANGFHELNDADEQRLRFMNDLSVRDNYHYTKVPIDEYFLAALTHGLPDCAGVALGIDRLLLLLTQMKKISDVISFPIQRA
- the dotD gene encoding type IVB secretion system lipoprotein DotD, with the protein product MKKITAALFVGLLSGCASQNVPHSITPTTFSATSSDASMKLAEAARSVSQSLNELKELEKASSPPITKSLPYPSASGLVKTIASVDWSGPIEPLLQRIAKLAHFRLEVIGKRPAVPVLVTISSHNTPLNYIIRNANLQAGQNANIHVYPGIKTIELRYAKN
- the hemJ gene encoding protoporphyrinogen oxidase HemJ; amino-acid sequence: MLWIKALHIIAMVAWFAGLFYLPRLFVYHADAKDSISIERFQCMERRLYYYIMTPSALLTLIFGFILFHSAWHYYVTTRWMHLKLGLVFILILFHFYCGKCLMDFRKNNNPHTSLFYRVLNEVPTVLLIAIVMVTEIKPFNS
- the dotB gene encoding Dot/Icm type IV secretion system ATPase DotB — protein: MTSTLLPDEPVRFTATCLTRLLIHCQKTLAASDITLQTGEPIFAESYGRLHRITQRKLSNTEVGEILNLIYGPNGSAQILSGIDIDTHYEFRPHRNERYRFRVNATGCLVEGHDAIQISFRAIPNTPPKMSDLNLEPQLIDALAPSQGIVYVTGATGSGKTTLLAAIIRDLAEKEDSHRKILTYEAPIEFVYDSISMPSAIISQSEIPRHLPSFAAGVRNALRRKPRLILVGESRDPETITASIEAALTGHPVYTTLHSNGVSETLRRLVNSFPAEEAKARMIDIIETLRVIIWQQLVPSLDGKRIALREFLVFDQTLRDHLLDAKLETMSATTRRLLNDYGQPMSSDAQRKFDAGLISEPVFKRLMLKTKNLQDD
- the rsmD gene encoding 16S rRNA (guanine(966)-N(2))-methyltransferase RsmD encodes the protein MKKGEIRIIGGQWRGRKLQFPALFGLRPTPNRVRETLFNWLAHDLVHAHCLDLFAGSGALGFEALSRHVQSVTFIEQSAVLVSYLKTQLRQFSAENRAHVYQKHFPFDASRLFQTKNSLFNIVFLDPPFYQNWLDLACAWLLKEQLLAKDAKIYIESKTPLKRLKLPENWCLQYNKTAGQVHYGLIQSNV
- a CDS encoding type IV secretory system conjugative DNA transfer family protein; the encoded protein is MLKIKRKNIQNGGYSVIGLLFSPKKRLKNYLNNILYFLTLLNLLALLSACSTVQTHYKTVGSLDNLEQLQNLHAQAVTAKKQITALRSHALKDIATSVGAQAGLAWQSGRINQTLTQNSSQLDRIFNFNLMLLDHNVVPPILVQGNNSLKLADEQTLRIDDRTYQIISQARFTTAPPQWRNYLWMDYSHPELPLPAFLPKTTEERLIWKKYATLGWQEGIDQADAIFNDNLSRLTRDFKGMALYRNLLLKGMVSRPFVAHTDLGITGNSSDLHINDKILRITSLPQLQINPKRWKSVVTRDDKHSSSR
- the hemF gene encoding oxygen-dependent coproporphyrinogen oxidase, encoding MNYDVIIPTIKDYLLALQTKICLCLEKEENHEKFITDKWIHPQGGGGKTCILSGHLIEKGAVNFSHVWGEALPASVSQRYPSLGATAFQAMGISLVIHPRNPYVPTVHMNLRFIALPPGREPQWWFGGGFDLTPYYPFLEDCQHWHRVAKQSCDPFGLSLYQRYKKNCDDYFYLKHRQEARGIGGLFFDDLNAWPFDRCFAFVQSVGDHFLKAYLPIVQRRKNDAYGERERQFQALRRSRYVEFNLIYDRGTLFGLQSNGRTESILSTMPPHAHWKYNWQPDKGSKEAELTEKFLIARDWLCLKT
- the ftsY gene encoding signal recognition particle-docking protein FtsY, which codes for MFKFLKRKESPMNVREGNESLERKDHFLYRIKNSLLKTRHQFTENLAHLLFGKKKIDAELIDEIVDLLLMADVGSTVTEAIIQRLTVKLERNHLTDGQVIWDVLKQQLGELLQPCEAPLMIDSTHKPMVILVVGVNGVGKTTSIGKLAYYLKKQGKKVMLAAGDTFRAAATEQLTIWAERNQIPIIAQHQGADSASVIYDAFQAAKARNIDVLIADTAGRFHTKNNLMQELQKIKKVMGKLDVSAPHEIMLILDANTGQNALMQAQVFHEALGLTGLMLTKLDGTAKGGVIFAIAEKLGLPIRFVGLGEAMSDIHVFSAKEFVEALFSLEKKSNSLEHIK
- a CDS encoding rubredoxin; its protein translation is MSQTKIFRKYMCLLCGYVYDEEQGWEEDGIPPGTRWEDVPLTWRCPECGAMKEDFEMVEL